Proteins encoded together in one Amblyomma americanum isolate KBUSLIRL-KWMA chromosome 1, ASM5285725v1, whole genome shotgun sequence window:
- the LOC144113560 gene encoding protein regulator of cytokinesis 1-like isoform X2 has product MQVERREALWARSLEFEMRAADQSRLNHRDGCLLEMRARKRLETELPRLEEEIKTYINRHTGLEEQFLSESAIDFLEHLCSPHDAYNLEKDRERQERTRGLKNRRKNSEGSRSSTPKTSPF; this is encoded by the exons ATGCAAGTCGAGCGGCGGGAAGCTCTGTGGGCTCGCTCCCTCGAGTTTGAGATGCGCGCCGCTGACCAATCCCGCCTCAACCACCGTGATGGGTGCCTTCTTGAAATGAGGGCGCGAAAGAGGCTCGAGACGGAGCTTCCTCGC cttGAAGAAGAGATCAAGACGTATATCAACAGGCACACTGGTCTGGAGGAACAGTTCCTAAGTGAATCGGCAATAGACTTCCTGGAGCACCTCTGCTCACCGCATGATGCCTACAATCTCGAGAAGGACAGAGAACGGCAGGAGAGG ACCAGAGGCTTGAAGAACCGGAGGAAGAACTCGGAAGGCTCAAGGAGTTCCACGCCAAAAACAAGCCCATTTTGA